In the genome of Phycisphaerales bacterium, one region contains:
- a CDS encoding N-acetylmuramoyl-L-alanine amidase, protein MPSTTTFALRMLVATILLLWPVRLAPAHTANPLAERIINYGYVGERHAVGSERAYEAVQLMAILAAQIHNDFDQWLLPPTTVVDATRWNGNVLEIELTLPPVRGQWFLSPVDMGTLSVAFARPFMEDPAFGGTRIRARTDVREAYDTLAQFGLPEAPVGLPAPRPDPAFPVDGRPLLPTDEDDWGGPRGPITQAAQQPAGALSNVVVFAAAGHGWSAGSQNWVLQRPVLLEMAEDYGNLDQLNLFAQYVFNAGGVVVPLRPIGWQSLEVVLDNDDPGVVFTGAWVNGVSSKYYENGVTLSGVVYQAIAASAVETATARYTPVIPVSDFYPVYCFTIAGANRTVQTYRIRHSGGISEVKIDHRRVGNGWIWLGDYYLEAGSENYVEITNQSAIGGAIIADAIRWGSGTGDIVRPGPGSVSGFPRDEEAQRYWAESELGFNAVGFDSEIWDVVGIDDISDNVRTGAKWAREMNVTPEGGVLVNRWQRIYLEFHTNAFNGGARGQITLLTDLGGTTYAPEYATILSNEVDAHMNFLSSTFEHAWVDRPSPTLTGTYGAIAAAANGDQFDATIVELAFHDNPQDAELLRDPKVREAMARACVHGIIRFLHTLPGSQVPLVFAPDRPRSVRAVQLPNGNVRLSWDTPLTDAARGGPATGYVVYQSNNGYGFGNPIVLGNVLTTEITDLAAGETRYFRLAARNAGGESMPSELLAVRRPPANDPRILIVNGFDRSDRHTTPRQSFSQPSAYAGLFVERQVWRRTNAFDYVIEHAAALAASGYGFDSCSNDAIINSQILLGDYDIVVWMLGTESTAGATFNANERTKVTQFLGNGGALFVSGADLGFDLIGSGNGTSFAQNTLQINYVSNTAASTVAVPTGDGIFAGLAPVDFGLAAGAPYAVRSPDVLGPRPDSRACLTYASGGAAGVQYTGTVYNVVSFGFPFETIGDATLRAEYMARIVEFLATAAGPLPFDFNRDGYVDWQDFQIFLFCFRGPNLVYPPGQICLEMDGDGDFDVDLADYALMQQVFTGPPQP, encoded by the coding sequence ATGCCATCAACCACCACGTTCGCCCTGCGGATGCTTGTTGCGACCATCCTGCTATTGTGGCCAGTACGCCTAGCACCGGCCCACACAGCCAACCCGCTGGCCGAGCGGATCATCAACTACGGCTACGTGGGTGAGCGGCATGCCGTGGGGTCGGAACGGGCCTACGAAGCTGTGCAGTTGATGGCCATCCTGGCGGCACAAATCCACAACGATTTTGATCAGTGGCTGCTCCCCCCGACCACCGTGGTCGATGCGACTCGCTGGAACGGAAACGTCCTCGAGATCGAACTCACCCTCCCACCGGTGCGCGGACAATGGTTCCTGTCCCCGGTGGACATGGGCACCCTGAGTGTCGCATTCGCCCGTCCCTTCATGGAAGACCCCGCCTTCGGCGGCACACGCATCCGCGCGCGGACGGACGTGCGTGAGGCCTATGACACCCTTGCTCAGTTTGGTCTGCCTGAGGCCCCGGTCGGCTTGCCTGCCCCCAGGCCTGATCCCGCGTTTCCGGTCGATGGTCGGCCCTTGTTGCCGACCGACGAAGACGATTGGGGCGGTCCGCGCGGACCGATCACGCAGGCGGCGCAACAGCCCGCCGGCGCCCTTTCCAATGTCGTCGTATTCGCCGCGGCCGGCCACGGCTGGTCGGCCGGCAGCCAGAACTGGGTCCTCCAGCGACCGGTGCTGCTCGAAATGGCGGAGGACTATGGCAACCTCGACCAGCTCAACCTGTTTGCGCAGTATGTCTTCAATGCCGGCGGAGTGGTTGTGCCCCTGCGGCCGATCGGCTGGCAGTCCCTCGAGGTGGTGCTCGACAACGACGATCCGGGGGTTGTGTTCACCGGCGCCTGGGTCAATGGCGTCAGCAGCAAGTATTACGAGAACGGCGTTACGCTCTCCGGCGTTGTGTACCAGGCGATCGCCGCTTCCGCTGTGGAAACAGCCACGGCCCGCTACACCCCCGTCATCCCGGTATCAGACTTTTATCCGGTCTACTGCTTTACGATCGCGGGGGCGAATCGCACGGTGCAGACCTATCGCATCCGTCACAGCGGTGGCATCTCCGAGGTGAAAATCGATCACCGGCGGGTCGGGAACGGCTGGATCTGGCTGGGTGACTATTACCTGGAGGCGGGCAGCGAGAACTACGTCGAAATCACCAATCAGTCCGCCATTGGTGGCGCGATCATTGCGGATGCCATCCGTTGGGGCTCGGGGACGGGTGACATTGTGCGGCCGGGGCCGGGCTCAGTCAGCGGCTTCCCGCGCGACGAAGAAGCCCAGCGGTACTGGGCGGAGAGCGAACTCGGATTCAATGCCGTCGGTTTCGACAGTGAAATCTGGGATGTCGTGGGCATCGATGACATCAGCGACAACGTGCGGACCGGGGCGAAGTGGGCCCGCGAGATGAACGTCACTCCGGAGGGTGGTGTGCTGGTCAATCGCTGGCAGCGCATCTATCTGGAGTTCCACACCAACGCTTTCAACGGGGGCGCCCGTGGACAGATTACACTGCTGACCGACCTGGGCGGCACAACCTACGCACCCGAGTACGCGACGATTCTCTCGAACGAGGTCGACGCGCACATGAATTTCCTGTCAAGCACCTTCGAGCACGCCTGGGTGGACCGCCCTTCGCCGACGCTGACCGGTACATACGGTGCCATCGCCGCGGCCGCCAACGGCGACCAGTTCGACGCGACGATTGTCGAGCTGGCCTTCCACGACAATCCGCAGGATGCCGAGTTGTTGCGCGATCCGAAGGTGCGTGAGGCCATGGCGCGTGCGTGCGTGCATGGCATCATCCGGTTCCTGCACACACTCCCCGGGAGCCAGGTGCCACTGGTGTTCGCACCTGATCGGCCGCGCTCGGTGCGTGCCGTGCAGCTCCCGAATGGCAACGTCCGGCTCTCCTGGGATACGCCGCTCACGGATGCCGCCCGCGGCGGTCCGGCCACCGGCTACGTAGTTTACCAATCCAACAACGGCTATGGTTTCGGTAATCCGATCGTACTCGGCAATGTCCTGACGACGGAGATCACGGACCTCGCCGCAGGGGAAACGCGCTACTTCCGCCTCGCTGCCCGCAATGCCGGGGGTGAGTCCATGCCGAGCGAACTGCTCGCGGTACGGCGCCCGCCGGCGAATGACCCGCGTATTCTCATCGTCAACGGGTTTGACCGGAGCGACCGCCATACCACCCCGCGGCAGAGCTTCTCGCAGCCGTCGGCCTATGCTGGTCTGTTCGTGGAGCGTCAGGTCTGGCGCCGCACCAACGCTTTCGATTATGTGATCGAGCACGCCGCAGCGTTGGCGGCCAGCGGCTACGGCTTCGACTCGTGCTCGAACGACGCGATCATCAACTCGCAGATTCTGCTCGGCGACTATGACATCGTCGTCTGGATGCTCGGTACAGAAAGCACAGCCGGCGCGACGTTCAATGCCAACGAGCGCACCAAAGTCACACAGTTTCTCGGCAACGGCGGCGCGCTCTTCGTCAGCGGAGCCGATCTTGGCTTCGATTTGATCGGCTCGGGCAACGGTACGAGTTTTGCGCAGAACACGCTCCAGATCAACTACGTGTCGAATACTGCGGCCTCGACCGTAGCCGTCCCCACCGGGGATGGGATCTTCGCCGGTCTCGCGCCGGTCGACTTCGGCCTAGCCGCGGGCGCCCCGTACGCGGTGCGCAGTCCGGACGTGCTGGGCCCACGACCCGATTCCCGCGCCTGCCTCACCTATGCCAGCGGTGGTGCCGCCGGGGTGCAGTACACCGGCACCGTCTACAACGTGGTGAGCTTCGGTTTTCCGTTCGAAACCATCGGCGATGCAACCTTGCGGGCGGAATACATGGCGCGCATCGTCGAGTTCCTGGCGACCGCCGCCGGCCCGCTGCCGTTCGACTTCAACCGCGATGGATATGTGGATTGGCAGGACTTCCAGATATTCCTGTTCTGCTTCCGCGGGCCCAACCTCGTCTACCCCCCAGGGCAGATCTGCCTCGAGATGGACGGAGACGGGGACTTTGACGTCGATCTGGCTGACTATGCCTTGATGCAGCAGGTCTTCACCGGCCCGCCGCAGCCGTAA
- a CDS encoding family 10 glycosylhydrolase → MQFKRCARVGILTAALTLLVLGTGCAGARLDPEIRAIWVTRSDFKSADDVKRIIDQCADAGFNTVLFQVRGNATVFYPSNLEPWAEQFGFEDPGFDPLATACAQARERRVALHAWVNVMPAWRGTNPPSHPKQLYHTHPDWFWYDQHGERQKLSSFYVSVNPCLPEVREYLVSVFQEIAERYPIDGLHMDYIRFPNEPPATPAGSDIDYPHDPATRALFRAATGKNPEDDADAWVAWRAECLTTLVTDIHAMLRRVRPRAALTAAVTSNPDRARERYFQDSRRWVQEGLLDAAFIMNYTDDPQVFRERMNAWLPKGPETQLPAEVVPGLWFGRHAGKTPTEAAEAVRAQVEIARELTGHFCVFAYASLFDSRDDTDLARQNEAQQNMRATRRAVLIPYFQSLEK, encoded by the coding sequence ATGCAATTCAAACGATGTGCCCGCGTGGGGATCCTGACCGCAGCGCTCACGCTGCTCGTGCTCGGTACCGGCTGCGCCGGCGCCCGCCTCGATCCGGAAATCCGGGCCATCTGGGTCACGCGGTCCGACTTCAAGTCGGCCGACGATGTGAAACGCATTATCGACCAGTGTGCTGACGCCGGTTTCAACACCGTCCTCTTCCAGGTGCGGGGCAACGCCACGGTGTTCTACCCATCCAACCTCGAGCCCTGGGCGGAGCAGTTCGGCTTCGAGGATCCGGGCTTTGATCCACTCGCGACGGCTTGCGCTCAGGCCCGCGAGCGTCGCGTCGCGCTGCACGCGTGGGTCAATGTGATGCCTGCTTGGCGCGGTACCAACCCACCGAGCCATCCCAAGCAACTCTACCATACGCACCCGGATTGGTTCTGGTATGACCAGCATGGTGAGCGACAGAAGCTCAGCAGCTTTTATGTCAGTGTCAACCCCTGCCTGCCGGAAGTGCGTGAGTACCTCGTGTCCGTCTTCCAGGAGATCGCCGAGCGTTACCCCATCGATGGCCTGCACATGGATTACATCCGCTTTCCCAATGAGCCACCGGCCACACCCGCGGGCAGCGACATCGACTATCCGCACGACCCCGCCACCCGCGCGCTATTCAGGGCGGCCACAGGCAAAAACCCGGAAGACGATGCCGACGCGTGGGTTGCATGGCGGGCGGAATGCCTCACCACCCTGGTCACTGACATCCATGCCATGCTGCGCCGAGTCCGCCCACGCGCCGCACTGACCGCAGCCGTCACATCGAACCCCGACCGTGCCAGGGAGCGTTACTTCCAGGACAGCCGGCGCTGGGTGCAGGAAGGCCTGCTCGACGCCGCCTTCATCATGAATTACACCGACGATCCGCAGGTTTTCCGGGAACGGATGAATGCCTGGTTGCCCAAAGGCCCGGAGACCCAGTTGCCGGCAGAGGTCGTCCCGGGCCTGTGGTTCGGTCGCCACGCCGGGAAAACACCGACGGAAGCCGCCGAGGCCGTGCGGGCACAGGTCGAGATTGCTCGGGAACTGACGGGCCATTTCTGCGTATTTGCTTATGCTTCGCTGTTTGATTCGCGCGACGACACGGACCTCGCGCGTCAGAATGAAGCCCAACAGAACATGCGAGCAACGCGGCGTGCAGTTCTGATCCCCTACTTCCAGTCCTTGGAAAAATAA
- the murQ gene encoding N-acetylmuramic acid 6-phosphate etherase: MQDRGHLLTELRNPHSTHIDRMSIPAAVDLLNSEDATIPAKVAAAKVEICRAIEFVVAAFESGGRLIYVGAGTSGRLGVLDASECPPTFLSEPRMVQGVIAGGWDALRRAVEGAEDHADDGARAMDELGVEARDVVMGITTGGTTPYVHGALQRAKERGARTIFFGCVKPEDVPDDADVSIRVLVGPEVITGSTRMKAGTATKLVLNMITTIAMVRIGKVYQNLMVDVNTRANRKLVDRGTRMIMAVTGLERTPAVALLEAAGGHVKTALVMHVRGVDRSTAEALLVAARGHVTPILEAGEA, encoded by the coding sequence ATGCAGGACCGCGGCCATCTGCTCACCGAGTTGCGTAATCCCCATTCGACCCACATTGATCGGATGTCCATCCCCGCAGCCGTCGATCTGCTGAATAGCGAGGACGCGACGATTCCAGCCAAGGTCGCGGCCGCCAAGGTCGAGATCTGCCGCGCGATCGAATTCGTAGTCGCTGCCTTTGAATCCGGCGGGCGGCTGATCTACGTCGGCGCCGGCACAAGCGGCCGACTGGGCGTGCTCGACGCGTCGGAGTGCCCACCGACCTTTCTCTCCGAGCCGCGCATGGTACAAGGTGTGATTGCGGGCGGGTGGGATGCCCTGCGGCGCGCCGTTGAGGGTGCGGAGGACCACGCCGACGACGGCGCCCGGGCGATGGATGAGCTGGGGGTCGAGGCGCGCGATGTCGTCATGGGCATCACCACCGGTGGCACGACACCCTATGTTCATGGCGCTTTACAGCGCGCCAAGGAACGCGGGGCCCGCACGATCTTCTTCGGCTGTGTAAAGCCGGAAGATGTGCCGGATGATGCCGACGTATCCATCCGGGTGCTGGTCGGACCCGAAGTGATCACAGGCAGTACGCGGATGAAAGCCGGAACCGCGACCAAGCTCGTGCTGAACATGATCACGACGATCGCGATGGTGCGTATCGGCAAGGTTTACCAGAACCTGATGGTCGACGTGAATACACGCGCCAATCGCAAGCTGGTTGACCGTGGCACACGCATGATCATGGCGGTCACGGGCCTTGAGCGGACCCCGGCTGTAGCATTGCTGGAGGCCGCCGGCGGACACGTAAAGACCGCGCTGGTGATGCATGTGCGCGGCGTCGATCGCAGCACTGCCGAGGCGTTGCTGGTGGCGGCGCGGGGGCACGTGACACCCATTCTGGAAGCTGGCGAGGCATGA